The Halobacteriovorax sp. DA5 genome includes the window ATTGCGTGTCACAATAATGAGGCCCTTGTTGCAGTGAATAGGTTTGTATTAACTGTGAAGGCGCTAGAACTTCCTTAAAAAACGGCCATTGTTTATACTTATCTCTAAGGATTCGTGAACAAGTGATAGGGTTGATGACTTTTTTATTGCTAAGTGTGGCCAATTTTTCAAGGTCATCATCATTATAGCTTAGTCCCGTGTTACGATTAATCACGAGATCGGCCCAGGCCAACTCTTCATAACTTACGGAGTAAGGATCACTGAATCGGCACGAATGAGTTGCTTCTGTGATCGCTGCTTCGAGTTGAACACAAGCATAAAGCTTTGGGTTCGTTGTTAAGATGAGTAAGTTTAGACTTTCCATATTGCGTAATATCTCACTAAAATATTGAATATCTATAAATTATATATGATATTATAACACTATACTAATTTGGCCTTAATGGTAGCTATGAATCGATTATCAAAATTTAATTACACAATTTTATTCTCATTAATTATCTTTTTACTTTCTTGCTCTGGTGTTGAGGTTATTGAAAATGGCCAACTCAATAAGGAAGTTGTCGTTACCAATAGTGCTGAGCATAGTGATCATCAGGGGGAAGTGGCCAGAAAGAAAATCGAGCACCCGAAAAATGATGTTAAAAGTGATAAGTTCAATTTTACTGACCACTCACATAAGAATGAATTTTCTGCAGTAAAGAATACAAAGCGCGTTGAGTCTTTTTGTGGCGATATTGATGACAAGTTTAAAAAATATGGTTGGGGTAAGTCTCATTGTGATTCATATAAATGGATTCATGTAAGAGATACTCATCAGGGCCGTCCTATTATGTGGACTGTTTTTGGTGATGAAGAAGAACACAAGCAAGAACCTAAGAATATGACTTTAGTTCTATGTGGTGTGCATGGTGATGAAATCACTCCAATTAAATTCTGCTTTGATATCCTTCACCATCTCTATCACGAAGTAGCGACAATTGAAGGTCAAAAAAAGCTTAAGGATAATCTTGTGGCAGTTGTTCCAATTGTTTCTCCTGATTCATTCTTTAAGAAAAGACCAACTCGAACAAATTCTCGTGGCATTGATCCTAACAGAAATTTTCCAACTAAAGATTGGGAGAATAAGGCCCTTCATCTTTGGAAAACTCGCTACGGAGCTGCTAAAAGAAGGTTCCCTGGTAAGGTGGCAAATTCTGAGCAGGAAACAATATTCCAAGTAAATATTATTGCTCGTTATAACCCAAATAAGAT containing:
- a CDS encoding M14 family zinc carboxypeptidase, translated to MNRLSKFNYTILFSLIIFLLSCSGVEVIENGQLNKEVVVTNSAEHSDHQGEVARKKIEHPKNDVKSDKFNFTDHSHKNEFSAVKNTKRVESFCGDIDDKFKKYGWGKSHCDSYKWIHVRDTHQGRPIMWTVFGDEEEHKQEPKNMTLVLCGVHGDEITPIKFCFDILHHLYHEVATIEGQKKLKDNLVAVVPIVSPDSFFKKRPTRTNSRGIDPNRNFPTKDWENKALHLWKTRYGAAKRRFPGKVANSEQETIFQVNIIARYNPNKIITVHAPLTILDYDGPVVSNHIHEEDGLALKAEELLNTMSEKANGYRVKNYPFFPGSLGNYAGNERKIPTYTLELPSSDNRNHKKYWKMFRESIDFAVFHAPMTRSDVTARKNRID